A genomic segment from Mus musculus strain C57BL/6J chromosome 13, GRCm38.p6 C57BL/6J encodes:
- the Mtrr gene encoding methionine synthase reductase isoform X1 translates to MRRFLLLYATQRGQAKAIAEEISEQAVSHGFSADLHCISESEKYDLKTETGPLVMVVSTTGTGDPPDTARKFVKEIHNKTLPTDYFAHLQYGLLGLGDSEYTYFCNGGKVIDKRLQELGAQRFYDTGHADDCVGLELVVEPWIDGLWAALTKHFKSLGGQENMSDTLSRASDAPLSTAMKPELLHIQSQVELLRLEDMGERDSELREQNETNRGQQGRIEDFDSSLVHSVPPLSQSSLSIPAVPPEYLEVHLQESLGQEENQASVPSGDPSFQVPISKAIRLTTNDAVKSTLLLELDISKIEFSHQPGDSFNVTCPNSDREVEELLQRLQLADKRAHRVILKIKTDTKKKGAALPAHVPEGRSLQFILTWCLEIRAVPKKAFLRALAEHTSSATEKRRLQELCSKQGAADYNRFIRDASVCLLDLLLTFPSCQPPLSLLLEHLPKLQPRPYSCASSSLRHPDKLHFVFNIVEFPPSTTAASLRKGVCTGWLATLVAPFLQPNTDVSNVDSGDALAPEIRISPRATNAFHLPEDPSAPIIMVGPGTGVAPFVGFLQHREKLQEQHPDGKFGAMWLFFGCRHKDRDYLFREELRHFLKTGVLTHLKVSFSRDAAPDGEEAPAKYVQDNLQRHSQQVARTLLQENGYVYVCGDAKNMAKDVNDTLIGIISNEAGVDKLEAMKTLATLKQEKRYLQDIWS, encoded by the exons tatgatctgaaaacagaaactggCCCTCTGGTGATGGTTGTATCTACCACGGGTACAGGAGACCCACCTGACACAGCCCGGAAGTTTGTTAAAGAAATACACAACAAGACACTCCCCACGGACTATTTTGCTCACCTGCAATATGGATTATTGG GCTTGGGTGACTCAGAATACACATACTTCTGCAATGGAGGGAAAGTAATTGATAAACGACTTCAGGAGCTTGGAGCCCAGCGTTTCTACGACACCGGACATGCCGATGACTGTGTCGG TTTAGAGCTTGTGGTAGAGCCGTGGATTGATGGACTCTGGGCTGCTCTCACAAAGCACTTTAAGTCACTCGGAGGACAAGAAAACATGAGTGACACACTCTCACGAGCATCAGATGCCCCCTTGAGCACTGCCATGAAGCCGGAGTTGTTGCACATCCAGTCACAAGTTGAACTGCTGAGATTAGAGGACATGGGGGAAAGGGATTCTGAGCTTCGGGAACAAAATGAGACAAACAGGGGTCAGCAGGGTCGGATCGAAGACTTTGACTCCTCGCTTGTGCACTCGGTCCCCCCACTCTCCCAGAGCTCTCTAAGTATTCCTGCTGTGCCCCCAGAGTATTTGGAGGTCCATCTTCAAGAGTCTCTTGGCCAG GAGGAAAACCAAGCATCTGTGCCTTCAGGGGATCCAAGTTTTCAAGTTCCAATTTCAAAAGCCATTCGGCTGACTACAAATGATGCCGTAAAGAGCACTCTGCTGTTGGAACTGGACATTTCA AAAATAGAGTTTTCCCATCAACCTGGAGACTCCTTCAATGTGACCTGTCCAAACAGTGATCGTGAGGTAGAAGAACTGCTCCAAAGGCTGCAGCTGGCTGATAAACGAGCTCACCGTGTCATCTTGAAAATTAAGACGGACACTAAGAAGAAAG GAGCTGCCCTGCCTGCGCATGTGCCTGAGGGGCGTTCTCTCCAGTTCATCCTCACCTGGTGTCTTGAAATACGAGCAGTTCCTAAAAAG GCCTTTTTGCGGGCCCTTGCCGAGCACACCAGCAGTGCCACTGAAAAGCGGAGGCTGCAGGAGCTGTGCAGTAAACAAGGAGCCGCTGATTACAACCGCTTCATCCGAGATGCCAGCGTCTGCCTGCTGGACCTCCTGCTCACCTTCCCGTCCTGCCAGCCTCCGCTCAGCCTACTGCTGG agcaCCTTCCTAAACTTCAGCCTCGACCGTACTCATGTGCAAG CTCCAGCTTACGTCACCCAGACAAGCTTCACTTCGTGTTTAACATCGTGGAGTTCCCACCTAGCACCACTGCAGCCTCCCTGAGGAAGGGAGTGTGCACGGGCTGGCTAGCCACATTGGTTGCTCCATTCCTTCAGCCAAACACAGACGTTTCGAATGTAGACAGTGGTGACGCTCTGGCTCCTGAG ATACGTATCTCTCCTCGGGCAACAAACGCTTTCCACTTACCAGAGGACCCGTCGGCCCCCATCATAATGGTGGGTCCAGGAACTGGCGTAGCCCCCTTTGTTGGCTTCCTCCAGCACAG AGAAAAACTTCAAGAACAACACCCAGATGGGAAATTTGGAGCTATGTGGCTGTTCTTTGGCtgcagacacaaggacagagacTACTTGTTCAG GGAGGAGctcaggcatttcctcaagacTGGGGTCTTGACTCATCTGAAGGTCTCGTTCTCAAGAGACGCTGCCCCTGACGGGGAGGAGGCCCCAGCAAAGTATGTGCAAGACAACCTCCAGCGGCACAGCCAGCAGGTGGCCAGGACCCTCCTTCAGGAGAATGGCTACGTTTACGTGTGTGG AGACGCCAAGAATATGGCCAAGGACGTGAACGACACCCTCATAGGAATCATAAGCAATGAAGCTGGTGTTGACAAACTAGAAGCAATGAAGACGCTGGCAACGTTAAAGCAAGAGAAACGATATCTGCAGGACATCTGGTCCTAA